AGATCTCCCGTCAACCCTGGCTTATAGATGGATAATGGATTTTGAATTTACTGGGACAGGGTCGTCTTCTTGAAGGGCTGGGCCGCCCGGAGCCAAGGAGGATTGCAGTGGCTAGCTGGCGGATGagcagtgagatggaggtagggcTGGTACTGGTGCCTCATTCTGCATCCCATGGCACTGATTTGGCTGCTACAGCGGTGGATACTAGTGCTGTTTAATGTCTCGCTGTAGAGTGGCATTGGCTTGTGGCTGTCGTTTCACATTGTGTGGTGTTTGCAAGgaggcgtgtgtttgtgtgtttagggCCGGCTGAGGATGTTTTAGAGGTGTGTGAGACGGGCGGAGAGATTGCATTCTCAGACACCTCTTATTGTTGTCCCTGAGCTCTGGGCTGCTGGACCCCCACCCCCTCCCTGGGTCAGCTGGTGCATTGCTATGGCAACCCTGGTCCACTCCCTGGTCCACTTTGTGTAGCTGTTAGCGATAGTGCTAATGATAACCGTCAGCTGGTAGACGGAAAGGGTTTCCCGAAAAACCTTCAGTTAAATGTTGACTAAAAAGTAGCCTCTGCCTttctggcagaatgatatcatgattttTTGCATCAATCCAATGGCCacttgttttgcaaactctgaaATCACATGAGCGCTACACCACCATCAAGCCTCCAGTTGACAGATAGAGCTGGTGaataagtagtggggatgggggACAATATTGAGCGGATgagcagggggaatggaagcactgggtaaaaaaaaaaggctCCAGGTAACCCCCCCCTTCCTTCCTCTTTATTTATCCCCCCCATCCATGAGAGAAGGGAGAGTCGGTGAGGGGAAATTAATGATATGCTACATTAGAGAGAATTGATACCCTGGCCTGAACATcaatgtattgtgtgtgttctgtgttgatgggtttgtgtgggtgtgttctTTCCTCCTTGCCCCAGTGTGTGTTGTAATACAGATACTTTTTGTAGGAGGGAGGAGCAGGTCATGTACTGTGTGTGGGAGCATTGTTTACACAGCCAAACGCTGCGGTCTTTAAGTAGCATTACATGTTACAGAAATACCTTAAAGAACCTGGGAGAAGTATTAAGCCTAACTATTACAGAATACTGTAAATACCCTAAAATAGTGCGATGGGATTTAAAGGGTATACAGCTGCTGAACACAGAGGTAAATCTGTTCTTTATTCCTTTTCCCTCTTCCTCCTCGCATTCCTCTTCCCTATTCCCTTTTGCTTTccacctctcctttcccctcttcctcttctttcctctctccagCGGTCGGGCACGCGGCGGCGCTACCATGACGATGGTATCTCGGACGACGAGATCGAGGGGAAGAGGACCTTTGACCTGGAGGAGAAGCTGACGAGCGAGAGGTTCACCTCAGACAGGGTCAAACGCATGGAGGGGAAAGGTCAGTGTTGGTTGTCATCACCGTAGAATGACGGAGGGTTTGAGACATTGGCTGCATctgaaattgcaccctatttcctatatgaAATGCACTGAAGGGAATAGGGTCTCATTCGCACGTCGCTTACAAACTTGAGTGGCTTTGAGGATTCCCGTTTAGTTTATGGCTTATTGTGGTTTGTTTTTCCAGACCTCACGTTTGAGTACATCCAAAGAGGTGGGTTGAGGGACCCGATCATCTTTGAGAAGCCAGACGGACTGGGCATCAAGTACGTCCTACTTTTCCCCCTCAACTCTGTTGGAAACACACTCACTTTATTCTCTCTGGGGCGATTAGAATGGCTGAGATTGCGTTTAGTTTGTAAGTCTCTGAGTAATATGTAACCCTGGTTTGTCGTGCTCCCTAAAGGATGCCAGATCCAGACTTCAGTGTGAACGACGTCAAGATATTTGTCGGTAAGATTCCCTCCTCCAGTGCTTCTATCCAAACACGCCTCTTCCCTTTTCCAGTTCCTCTCCTTCacccacttctctctctttctctccatcataACACTCCCTCATTTACATCTCCTTTATTTCTCTCCTTCCCATTTTTAACACCACAGTCAACCAAACAagccctgcaggctctagtttgatcGGATCTTGACCGTATTGCCCGgtgatatggtcaagtgctgcaaagaaggacctagaaaagctgcagctggcccagaacagagctgcAAGTGTTGCCCTTCAATGTACAcatgtcagtctctcttggctccAAGTACAGGAGAGATTTGACTGCATCAATTCTTGTTTTTGAGAAATATTGTTAATTTCCAAATTGTCTGTATAAACCATTTCTATATAACTCTGATAGGCATGCttacccaccagacatgccaccaggggtctcttcacagtcgaGACCAAATCGAGAACAGATTCAAGGCAACGCACATTATTCTAGAGACGTTATCATATGGCACACCCTTCCATCTCAAATGACTCAAGCAAACCGCAAAAAAATTGCTTCAAAACAACACCTCACAGAACAATGCCGCTCCCCATCTGACCTAATTAACTGATAGCCATTATGTACAGAGCATTCAGAACATATTcggaccccttcaccttttccacattttgtcacgttacagccttattctaaaatggattaaactgtatagtttttttcatctatctaaacacaataccccataatgacaaagcaaaaacatgtttttggacatttttgcaaaaaaaaaatgtatatattattcagaccctttactcactactttgttgaagcacctttggcagcgattacagcctcgagtcttcttgggtatgatgctacaagtttggcacgcctgtatttggggagtttctcccattattctctgcagattctctcaagctcggtcaggttggatggggagcgttgctgcacagctattttcaagtctctccagagatgtttgatcgggttcaagtccgggctctggctgggccactcaaggacattcagtgacttctcccgaagccactcttgcattgtcttggctgtgtgcttagggtcgttgtcctgttggaaggtgaaccttggccccagaatgaggacctgagcgctccggagcaggttgtcatcaaggatctctctgtactttgctccattcatctttgccttgatcctgaccagtctcccagtccatgcctgctgctgagaaacatccccacatcatgatgctgtcaccaccatgctttactgtagggatggtgccaggttttctccagatgtgacgcttggcattcaggccaaagagttctatcttggtttcatcagaccagacaatcttgtttctcatggtctgagagtcctttaggtgccttgtggaaaactccaagctggctatcatgtgccttttactgaggagtggcttccatctggccactctaccataaaggcctgattggtggagtcctgcagagatggttgtccttctggaatgttctctggagctctctttcagagtgaccatcaggttcttggtcacctctctgaccaaggcccttctcatccggttgctcagtttggcctggtggccagctctaggaagagtcttggtggttccaaacttcttcagtttaagaatgatggaggccaatgtatTCTTGAGGACCTGCAATATgggcagacatgttttggtacccttccccagatctgtgcctcgacacaatcctgtctcggagctctacggataattccttcaacctcatggcttgatctttgctctgacatgctctgtcaattgtgggaccttaaatagacgtgtgtgcctttccaaatcatgtccaatcaatggaatttaccacaggtggattccaatcaagttgtagaaacatctcaaagatgatcaatggaaacaggatgcacctgagctcgatttcgagtctcctagcaaagggtctgaaatcttatgtaaatatggtatttctgttttttttatcttTAAGTTagcaaaacattaaaaaaaaaatatatatatatatatataataatttgcttgccattttggggtattgtgtgtagattgatgagatttgtatttatttaatcaattttagaaaaaggctgtaacgtaacaaaatgtggaaaaggcagCGTGCCTGAACCTTTCGAATGCACCGTACATATAATGATGTGTGGGTAACTGTCAGTAGGGCCTTTTTTTGTTCCCATTTTAATTGGTGTAGttcagtccttgagctgttcttgtctattgatgttctcaTGTCATGTTTCGTGTTctggaagagtagcttctgcttcAGCGACAGTTAATGGGGATCCCAATAGAATACCAAATACTCTCTTACCTTCCAttttcctcctctcaccttttctgtctccctctttctctcctttgttCCTCTCACCGTATCACCCCTCTGTCTGTACCCCTGCTCCCCCAGGCAGCAGGCGTATGATGGATGTGATGGATGTCAGTACTCAGAAGGGTATAGAGATGTCTATGGCCCAGTGGAGACGTTACTACGAGACGCCCCCCTCCCAGAGGGACAAACTCTACAACGTCATCAGCCTGGAGTTTAGCCACACCAAGCTGGAGAACCTGGTCCAGAGGCCTGCATCGGTCAGTCTGagagatacatacatacatacatacataccaagCTGACGGACCTGGTCCAGAGGCCCACGTTGGCCAGTCTGAGACAcacgcggacacacacacatgtatatatcggcacacacaccctcctgtctgttcTTACCGCCTCCTGTGTATCCTATCAGGTGGACATCATAgactgggtggacaacatgtggCCTCGGCacctgaaggagagacagagagactccaCCAACTCCATCACAGACATGCAGTACCCCAAAGTGCAGAAGTAAGGCtcatctgtgtcccaaatggcaccctatatagtgcacaacttgaCCATGGTCCGTAGGCCCTGTCAACTCCATCACAGATATGCAGTACCCCAAAGTGCGGAAGTGCGACCCTCTCCCTCATCAACTGcattctccttccctctttctctcctctcctcctctgttccagGTACTGTCTAATGAGTGTGCAGGGCTGCTACACGGACTTCCACATAGACTTCGGAGGTTCCTCGGTCTGGTACCACATACTGCGTGGAGGCAAGGTAACAACGGACTACTTGATCTTACAATGTacgacttggactcgagtctCGACCCGTTCTATTTGGGACCTGACTTAAGACTCGGACCCTACGACTTGGGACTCGAATAAGAGTGACTCTAGTTTCCTCTCACTTCTTACCTCTTGAGCTCTTACTTCCTGTCAGGTGTTCTGGCTGATCCCGCCCACGCCTCAGAACCTGGAGTTGTATGAGGACTGGGTGTTGTCAGGGAAACAGGGAGACATCTTCCTGGGAGACAAGGCCCAGGACTGTCAGAGGATAGAGCTGAAGCAGGGCTATACCTTCATGATCCCCTCAGGTACccacttaatatgttgtgaaatctggtGTGAATGGAttgtaatgttgttgttttttaaatgtagaactgccttaattttgctggactccaggaagagtagctgctgccttggcagcacacacacacacacacgtttaatcATACTCATactttggcacacacacacatacagatattTAACTGTTTAAACTTTAACCTAGTGTTCCTGTTTCTAATGTTTCTTTGTTTGTGTCCTATCAGGTTGGATCCACGCGGTCTACACTCCAGTGGACACCCTGGTGTTTGGGGGAAACTTCCTCCACAGCTTCAACATCCCCATGCAACTCAACATCTACAGCATCGAGGACAGGACACGGGTGggacacacactctctttcatctctctctcctaaatGCActgactctttttttttttattcctgaGCACTCGTAGAAGAGACGTTCCAATGTATGTAGTGGAAGTTACTAATAAATTGAAAGTTTAACTTGGTGTCTCTGCAGGTACCAGCTAAGTTCCGTTACCCGTTCTACTATGAGATGTGTTGGTACGTGTTGGAGAGATACCTCTTCAGTCTGACCAACACCTCCTACCTCACGCCTGACTTCCAGAAACACTCCCTGGGCATCGGTCAGTGCCAACactaccccctctctgtctctctctgttctctcacccctcccctctgtttctctgttctctcacccctcccctctGTTTCTTTGTTCTCTCACCCCTGTTCTCACCcctccccctctgctctctcaccctctctctccccctctctgttctctcacccctcccctctgtttctctgttctcacccccccccccctctgctctccctctgttctctcaccccctccatctctctctccaccacctctACTATTCCAGCTTTACAGCAGGCAGCTCAGCACTTCTCTAACCACCATTACTCTATATTAGGTGGTTACGTTTGAATGACAGCACGAGATCTATAACTCGAGACGTGCGTTCTCTGTATTTCGTTAGACTAAAAACCGTGCCTTTTCTCTTTCCAACTCCACCTCTTAATCTCTccgtccatccctccctccctccctcccgccaggTCTTACCAGAGACCCCTCCACCTGTGAGTCGGTCAACGGGCACAcccaggaggaggatgaagaggaggctcCCCCGACCCAGGGCTCTAAGcccggggtgaaggttcacctcaCGCCCTTTGAGCTGGAGGGGCTGTGGAACCTGCTGGGGAAGCTAGAGTCTCTGCCCTCACAGAAGAACTGTGTCCCGGCGGGCATACACGATGCTCCCGCTCTGCTGCACGACATCAGggtgagggatggatggatgtggGTGTCTGACAGAATGAAATATCCTCATATCAAAGTGGATGCATACGCATGACTGACtgactaagtcactttggataaaaaccGTCTGCTAAATGGCGTATATATTATaaaggttttgtgtgtgtgttttcatgtaCTGACCTTCTCTTGTCCTCTGTAAGGCCCTGCTGAAGGAGCATGCTAATGACATCCCCAAACTGTCCTACACTGGCAAGCCCATCGTCAAGTGGCCCAAGAGGGTGAGAAGCAGACACCGCATTCAGTCACATGCTCATATTGGCCCTTTACACTCCTACCCATATACATGATCAGATTGGCAGGTTTGGAGGGCAATACGCGCCTTCATTTGgacgcagtggctgtacagtaacttgATATAcctgacgtcagagctcagtctGTCTGCTTCACAGCGCTGGATGGGTTTGGACTGACAGCCGTGTTTTGAACTTGAGCACCACACGCGACAAGAAGATGCCCTCGTCCCTCCCGCTAATTGGGCGACCTATTGCACCTTTTTTtgttgtctgactgagagaaacgCTGTAAATTTAAGAGGACTCGGATGTATTTAGAACGGTGGAAAGGTCGAGGATGAcaataaataccgctttgatgtcgttacaagcaagccaaacacctgggagtccaaatgtgcacttcacttTTCCGTATCATAAAAGTCATGTCTATACAGTGACAACGTTACAAGATAACATGGCGGCGTACCCTGTTccgaacagaatgagcctatgtttgtttgtttgtgggggGGGAATTAGCCGCGGAACAAGCACTCCTGACTGACTTTCTATGCTCACCAAAATTCcaatctgtttctctgaattgtCTTGTGAAAGCCTAACGCTGTAAGATCGTATTTTAGAACTTAGcgagtcatgttggcaatagaatacgctttcaaatgatgcccacctcaCCCAGACTGCAGTTTTCTAGTGAGATGTTTTTGGACAGCGTGAACCACAACAGTAATTGTACGACGTTGccgatgcagggctgtgttccaaacaaatcAACTACAAGTCtgctgctctagttcctcaacggcacaactaggagagctcaaaaaaaAGTACCTTTTTttttatagttgaagactcttcacataaaagtgcattgaaattcatattttttataaTGTTACTGAAAGTATCCAgattacagtaaatgtaaaatgcaaatCAAGTTTAAATGTTTGGATTCcatcttgtgtcaggtgaactgttgtcctCAACTTTGGTTTAatcattttcccataatgtccAAACTGTTGCTACCGTGTTTATGCTTTTTAATAGTTGTTCTGTGAGAAACATAAACCTGTAGCCCGGTCCATATAGGCCTATCCCCACaagtgttaacacacacacatacatactgtgCAAGTCATGCCACATTCTTAGACTGCTACACACCTCACTTTAAATCGATGTACTTTTCTGACTCCTAAATCCAAGGGTGATTTAATCCACAGAGGGATGCTTTCCCAGACAGATTTAAGCCTAGTGCTGGACTGTTGCCTTCGTCTCCCCTATTgtttagattattattatttttttttactttgaatTCACCTTTATCTCAATAATTCTCGTCCCCCTCCTTCCAGCCGTCGTGGTACcagccccctccccctcctcccccggtGGCTCGTCCCAAGCTGTCTGCCACGGTGGTGCCCCCGCGACCCCAGAAGCCCGCTTCCTCCATGTCCGTGCTGCGGCGGCGGCGTGTGCGGTGTAAGCGCTGCGAGGCGTGCGTCAGGACGGAGTGCGGGGACTGTAACTTCTGCAGGGACATGAAGAAGTTCGGAGGGCCGGGGAAACTCAAACAGACCTGCGTGCTCCGACAGTGTCTGGCGGTGAGAGCGAGccggggggtgtgtgtgtgtgtgagcgagtgggatggtgtgtgtgtgtgtgagagagagagagcgagcggggggGAGGGAGGGCATGTGTgggtttggatgtgtgtgtgtgagatgtttCATCCGTACAGTAGAAGCATTgtcactgtctccctctctttgctAGCTGTGTGTATCGTCTACTGCTTTCCTTTGATGCCTGGGTCCTTACTCTGTATCTCTTCTTCCCAGCTAgtatacggtgtgtgtgtgtgtgtgtgtgtgtcattctgaCAGAATATACTAGTCTGTCAGTATATTaactcttccctttctctcccccagcCGGGTCTGCCCCTGTCAGTGGTGTGTGAGATCTGTGCAGAGGGGaaccaggagggaggagaggggccaGTCTTCGCCCTCACCCTCATGGAGTGTTCCAACTGTGCCCAGATAGCCCACCCCGCCTGCCTGAAGGTAACACCGACACTCTCCTCAAACTATACCCTACCTTCAAGTTTCAGCTTGATTTGCCATATGTAATAAATGCATGTTGAAATCTTACTCACCAGAGCTCTCACAATCAAATCAGCATTAAAACACACGACATCACTTTTAGTTGTTGTCTGTCATCAGTACAGATGGAGGTTaaactctccctctacctctctctgttggTTCTCAAACAAAATGCTTTACACTTCTCtgaccatctctctctgtctctctccctccacctctgtctctctccctccacctctgtctctctccacctctgtctctctctccaccactgtctgtctctctggctccaccactgtctctctggctcctccactgtctctctggctccaccactgtctctctggctccaccactgtctctctctgtctctccgtctctgtgtgtctctaggTAACAGGGGATGGTGTGGTGAATACAGATCTGCCCAGCTGCTGGGAGTGTCCCAAATGTGTTCTGGGAATCACCGACACTGAGGTAGACCCTcctctatccacacacacacacacacacactgtgtcccGGCTAGCTAACGGCCGTGACTCTCTCCCTGTGCTGTGTGTCAGTCTTCGGGCACCGATGATGATGACAGTGGGGCTCCGTTGGCCTCGGCGCTGGCGTGAGCTCCCTCTCCGCCACCCAGGGGCCTCTAGGGGTCTCCATGGAGCCAGGCTCTGCTCCTGGGTTGGGGGATGAGGGCTGGGGCAGGGCGATACTGCTATACCCAGGGCTGGTTCCCAACCCCCCCTCCTGGTTCTCCGAGGCGCCCCTTCCCTCCCCTGGGCAGCTACTACTAGAGCAGCACGGCCTCAAGCGGGCGGGGAGATGGGCAAGCGGGCGCAGGAAGAGGGTGAGAGGCCTACCGCTGCCACCGTCCTTCCCCCCCGCCCGTTACATCATCATCACGCGCCTATCGCTGCTCTGACTGACGAGGGGAGCAGCTGGGGGAGACGTGGGGCTTTGGGCTCCACAAATACTGTCTGAATGTAGAACCCTTTGCTTTAGGGTCGATATCAGATACTTTATCTGTGTCTGTTTTCagcttgcctggcttaatggaccaatagaaaagtctggcactccaggcagactcaaGAAAAATATTTAAAGGGGTTTTcaactatttgaacccaggtctagtCCATGTATTTGTGAGACAGTATTTGTGGAGCAGAAAGTGTTTGTAGCCTGAACGAAAGCCCAGTGCATGTGGAGGTTGAGCGAGAGAAACAGCAGCTTGTGATGTGAATGTGCTTGTCTGTCTTCAGTGCAGCAGGCATtatgtcaacagagatgttacagTATTCAATGAACAGTGAATTTCTGTTGCATTGatgtttctttctttttttgaTTTCAGGTGAAGGGGGACAAGAATAAAATGTTACACGCGGTAAGTATGGCAGCCAATAAAAAGGTATTCAATTAAACCGAAGACAGTTTTTCACCCTTTCCCTAAAGGATACTTTGctccctcttctttcctctctcctttcctctgcccTCTTTCATTttctcctttcctccttcctTCCAGAAACGCAAGTCTTCTTCGTATCTCGACGGTCGCATCGCCAAGATCTACCGTCGCCACAGCCGAGACGACGACGACTCGggcagtgatgatgatgatgatgatgacgaaggCTCCAGGGGCGGAGGAGGAGGCGCGGCGCAGAAGATGTCCGGGCCACGCCCACGCGGCAGTGGCTCCGCCTCTCGGAGAGGTTACGGGACTGGGAGGCGGGGCATTTGGAGAGGCTCCTCCCACAGAGGGGCAGGCCGCGGAAGCGGGCTGGCCCCTCACTCCTCCCTGAAGATGAGGCGCGGCAGAGGAGGGCTGGGGGCGGGccgaggggatagagagggggggcgtagggagaggggagggagagtacgCCTCCGGGGAGGCACCAGGATGCAGAGACGCAGGGACGAGTCAGAGGAGGATGACGACGATGATGACGACGACGAGGAAGATGACGACAGCGAGGAAGATCGGCAGCATCACCACCGGCAACGCCGCAGGCGGAGGAGAACGGACGACGATGAGGAAGACGACGATGAGGAAGACGACGATGAGGAAGACAGCTCGGCCCGGGACCTGGAGGGGGAGGATGAGGACGTGGAGGATGAGGAAGACGACGAGAACCGGTCAGACTCTGAACCAGAGCCTCCCGTCCTCCTGGTGTCTGACCTTAACGACGACCTCCTAAACGGCTCGTACCTGACAGTGACCCTACAGCGCCCCCCCAGGGCCAAACGCCACCCCGGCTCCATCGTGCCCAAGCTGGAGGCCGCCATGTCTCCCAGAACCCACGGCGGCGGTCCAGGTTACGTCCAGCATAAAACCCTCGGGAAGACGCGGCACAAAAACGGCACGGTCGCCACCGGCAACGGCCTGGCCCAGCCCGCCAAGAATCCAGTCGGCCGGCCGCCTCGTCATCGTATCAACAATCCCCACGGCGACACagcagacagggaaagagagagggacactgcCTCTCATTCCTCCTCTGACTCCTCGgcctccccccccacccctcctccccactcctcccACTCTCCTTCCTCGCTCCTGTCGCTTCCCTCCTTCAAGGATGTAGGAAACGAgaaaggaggggagaaggaggtgtgGGTGGCGGTGTTCTGTTACCTGAGCAGAGCCGAGCTGGCTAGCTGTATGACTGTCTGTAAGGCCTGGTATAAATGGTGAGTGTGTTATTAGATTCCAATTCACAGCCATAAGCATGGCTTGtaagtgattggggggggggaaTCTATACAGTTGCATATTGGCATATTATTTTTGGCGATATATGGTATTAACAATATCGCAATATTTTCTGCTAGTTGgttgttctccatctttttaaatatggagccaatttgttttcagcacttatttccatgactgatccaAACTGGTTTCTCATGgctttgttgtctctctccaaCAGACATctatatggtgagcaatatgtttggaacatcgaatcgcaataaaatgaCAGTATCCAATCGCGTTACTTATAGAATCGCAAtccatatcgtatcggcacctaagtatggcGATAATAtcatatcgtgaggtccctggcaattacCAGCCCTACTTATTGTTTCTATAGACAAAGGAGTTTATTTCCTGTTTCTGGTTCAACGCAGCTTCAGGATATTTTCTTCCATTTTTAAAATGGCATGACACTCTCCTTTAATCTGTGGACCAAAGGGCACTTTCTGTGGGGCTTCTCCATGAAGCGTGGTTTTTACACCAGAGGACGAGGAGACAGTCATGTCATTTTTAATGGATGAAAAATACTAAAGCTGCGTTGAAACGGAACCAGGAAACCTCCTTTATCTAACAGTACTATCCTCGTTTCtgtacccccctctcctctcctccctcctctctgtaggaGTTGTGACAAGCGTCTGTGGAGTGGTGTGGATGTATCGcggtgtccctccctctcctcccaggcCGTGCAGGGCATCATCAAACGCCAGCCCACCTCCCTGGACCTTTCCTGGACCCCCGTGTCCAAGAGACAGATCACCCTGCTCATACACCGCCTGCCAGGTAGGACACACATATATagctactgtacacacacacacacacacaacaacatccACCACaacagtctacacacacaccttaccaTTGCAAGATGAATTAAAAccttctccatcctctctctctcttccaccccgTCTCTTCCATCAGGTCTGAAGGAGTTGATGATAGCAGGTTGCTCCTGGTCGTCCATGTCAGCCCTGTCCACCCCCAGCCTGCCGTGCCTCCGTACCCTGGACCTGCGCTGGGCAGAGGGGGTCAAAGACACCCAGATCAGGGACCTGGTCACACCACCAGGTCACTAGCCGATACTAACTGACTAACAGGGGTGTTAGGAGTTAAATCTCTCTCCTTTTCCTACAGGCCGTTATGACTGCAGCAGGCCACTGGTGCCGTGTGTGTTTGACTATAGTAGTTTGTCTTTGAGGAATTATGTAGCTGCTTCACCTCCCCTATGATGAATGAATCTCGAGTTTTAGGTGGTTGGGTTTGGCGAGTAAGTATTGTATATTGAATGGGGTGGGTGTGTGACGGTACTGTACGTatctaacccctctctccctgcagGTTGTGACAGTCGGTCTCGGCTGCGTGGCTGTGTGGCGCTGCGTCTAGCCGGCCTGGACATCAGTGACTCCACCCTGAGGCTGATTCTCCGTCACATGCCCCTGCTAGAGAGGCTGGACCTGGCCCACTGCAGGGACCTCACGGATCAGTCCGTCTGCCTGCTCACCGCCGCCGGCACACGCAACACGCTCACGGAGATCAACCTCGCAGGtaggtgcgcacacacacacacatactctctccctcccatggAATGCATAGAGATAAACCTTGAAGGTACACACAACCCACATGTGAATTTGCAATTGCTG
This genomic interval from Salvelinus alpinus chromosome 6, SLU_Salpinus.1, whole genome shotgun sequence contains the following:
- the kdm2aa gene encoding lysine (K)-specific demethylase 2Aa isoform X1, whose product is MGGFAVAIHDQSSYPENVSQQCKPPGVKTQQKPGGRLAPSTVLEQVYSIMVRSGTRRRYHDDGISDDEIEGKRTFDLEEKLTSERFTSDRVKRMEGKDLTFEYIQRGGLRDPIIFEKPDGLGIKMPDPDFSVNDVKIFVGSRRMMDVMDVSTQKGIEMSMAQWRRYYETPPSQRDKLYNVISLEFSHTKLENLVQRPASVDIIDWVDNMWPRHLKERQRDSTNSITDMQYPKVQKYCLMSVQGCYTDFHIDFGGSSVWYHILRGGKVFWLIPPTPQNLELYEDWVLSGKQGDIFLGDKAQDCQRIELKQGYTFMIPSGWIHAVYTPVDTLVFGGNFLHSFNIPMQLNIYSIEDRTRVPAKFRYPFYYEMCWYVLERYLFSLTNTSYLTPDFQKHSLGIGLTRDPSTCESVNGHTQEEDEEEAPPTQGSKPGVKVHLTPFELEGLWNLLGKLESLPSQKNCVPAGIHDAPALLHDIRALLKEHANDIPKLSYTGKPIVKWPKRPSWYQPPPPPPPVARPKLSATVVPPRPQKPASSMSVLRRRRVRCKRCEACVRTECGDCNFCRDMKKFGGPGKLKQTCVLRQCLAPGLPLSVVCEICAEGNQEGGEGPVFALTLMECSNCAQIAHPACLKVTGDGVVNTDLPSCWECPKCVLGITDTEVKGDKNKMLHAKRKSSSYLDGRIAKIYRRHSRDDDDSGSDDDDDDDEGSRGGGGGAAQKMSGPRPRGSGSASRRGYGTGRRGIWRGSSHRGAGRGSGLAPHSSLKMRRGRGGLGAGRGDREGGRRERGGRVRLRGGTRMQRRRDESEEDDDDDDDDEEDDDSEEDRQHHHRQRRRRRRTDDDEEDDDEEDDDEEDSSARDLEGEDEDVEDEEDDENRSDSEPEPPVLLVSDLNDDLLNGSYLTVTLQRPPRAKRHPGSIVPKLEAAMSPRTHGGGPGYVQHKTLGKTRHKNGTVATGNGLAQPAKNPVGRPPRHRINNPHGDTADRERERDTASHSSSDSSASPPTPPPHSSHSPSSLLSLPSFKDVGNEKGGEKEVWVAVFCYLSRAELASCMTVCKAWYKWSCDKRLWSGVDVSRCPSLSSQAVQGIIKRQPTSLDLSWTPVSKRQITLLIHRLPGLKELMIAGCSWSSMSALSTPSLPCLRTLDLRWAEGVKDTQIRDLVTPPGCDSRSRLRGCVALRLAGLDISDSTLRLILRHMPLLERLDLAHCRDLTDQSVCLLTAAGTRNTLTEINLAGCNKLTDGCLAYLKRASGLALLDLRGCKGVTLRGCEGFISDLSHCVLFCMTEEKLIQRIS